The following are encoded in a window of Paenibacillaceae bacterium GAS479 genomic DNA:
- a CDS encoding Uncharacterized membrane-anchored protein YitT, contains DUF161 and DUF2179 domains, translated as MNSVDEQRRGKDKEHPEKKQEESKRQEALDELRFLDENYGQPKSNEDRSRGTRLEEIWQGEQPMQAELGARHETDLETLSQADWSRNEQKADPGRVDGGAGKAKPRKYRKSRKPLLNQRVSNLLSILAGALVIAASFNSFLLPNGIASGGISGVSVLLEHLYGFTPAYTQWALNIPLFLAGMLLLGRRFGLQTLFGSAVLPLFVLLTANLGVPTENPLLASIYGGIGVGLGLGLVFRGRGSTGGTDLAAQILHRYTGLSLGLCVAIMDGLVIAAAGILLSPEKALYALIGLFVTSKTIDIVQTGLAVSKVAFIISSRSEEIADVVLNDLDRGLTLLDAHGGYTGDARAVLMVVVSQNEIPELKRLVQGVDPDAFVIISHTAEVLGRGFKFEG; from the coding sequence ATGAACTCGGTGGACGAGCAGAGGCGGGGCAAAGATAAAGAGCATCCGGAGAAGAAGCAAGAAGAATCGAAAAGGCAAGAAGCGCTTGATGAGCTGAGATTTTTGGATGAAAACTATGGGCAGCCTAAAAGTAATGAGGATCGTAGCCGTGGAACACGGCTTGAAGAAATATGGCAAGGGGAACAGCCGATGCAAGCGGAGTTGGGAGCACGACACGAAACGGATTTGGAAACACTAAGCCAAGCGGATTGGTCACGAAACGAACAGAAAGCAGATCCTGGTAGAGTCGACGGGGGTGCAGGGAAAGCTAAACCCCGCAAGTACCGAAAGAGCAGGAAACCTTTGCTAAACCAGAGGGTGTCTAACCTGCTCTCGATCCTTGCTGGAGCGCTCGTCATTGCAGCCAGCTTCAATAGCTTCCTGCTGCCGAACGGCATTGCCTCAGGGGGAATATCCGGCGTGTCTGTACTGCTGGAGCATCTGTACGGCTTCACTCCCGCCTATACACAATGGGCGCTCAACATTCCTCTGTTTTTGGCAGGCATGCTGTTGTTGGGACGCCGCTTTGGTTTGCAGACATTGTTCGGCTCAGCCGTTTTACCGCTGTTCGTACTGTTAACGGCTAACTTGGGCGTGCCGACAGAGAATCCATTGCTCGCATCAATCTATGGCGGCATTGGAGTCGGCCTTGGGCTTGGGCTCGTATTTAGGGGCAGAGGCTCCACTGGCGGCACAGACTTGGCAGCGCAAATTCTACATCGGTACACGGGTCTATCGCTCGGACTGTGCGTCGCCATTATGGATGGCCTAGTTATCGCTGCAGCCGGAATTTTACTTTCTCCTGAGAAGGCGCTATATGCACTTATCGGTCTGTTCGTGACGAGCAAAACGATCGATATCGTACAGACCGGGCTGGCGGTTTCCAAGGTGGCCTTTATTATCAGCTCCCGTTCCGAGGAGATCGCAGATGTCGTACTGAATGACCTGGATCGAGGTTTGACCCTCCTCGACGCTCATGGAGGTTATACGGGCGATGCTCGTGCGGTGCTGATGGTCGTTGTAAGCCAAAACGAGATTCCCGAGCTAAAGCGGCTCGTGCAGGGAGTCGACCCGGATGCATTTGTCATCATCAGCCATACTGCTGAGGTGCTGGGGCGAGGTTTTAAGTTTGAAGGTTGA
- a CDS encoding ornithine carbamoyltransferase — MSMQETSILTGAASEELAASLKGRDFLALADYTPQELRYLIDLAIELKRRQKSGEVYHPLKGKTLGMIFEKSSTRTRVSFEVGMYQLGGHALFLSGNELQIGRGEPILDTAQVLSRYLDGIMIRTFAHRTVIDLARGATIPVINGLTDSEHPCQVMADYQTALEHKGKLEGLKVAYIGDGNNMAHSLLMGAAKLGMHMSVATPEGYEPDAGIVSQTKAVASETGSKIHVCRDPREAIEGADIVYTDVWASMGQEAEQQERIKAFAAYQVNEELVKHAKSDYLFMHCLPAHRGEEVSEGVIDGKHSIVFDEAENRLHAQKAIMAALM; from the coding sequence ATGAGCATGCAGGAAACTTCCATTCTAACCGGAGCCGCCAGCGAGGAGCTGGCCGCCAGCCTCAAGGGGCGCGACTTCCTCGCGCTCGCTGACTATACGCCGCAAGAGCTGCGCTACCTAATCGATCTCGCAATTGAGCTGAAGCGCCGTCAGAAGAGCGGCGAGGTTTATCATCCGTTGAAGGGCAAGACATTAGGTATGATCTTTGAAAAGTCTTCGACCCGTACGCGCGTCAGCTTTGAAGTAGGCATGTATCAGTTGGGCGGACACGCGCTGTTCCTGAGCGGCAACGAGCTGCAAATCGGGCGCGGCGAGCCAATTCTCGATACGGCGCAGGTGCTCTCACGCTACCTCGACGGTATTATGATCCGTACTTTTGCGCACCGCACAGTCATTGATCTCGCTCGTGGAGCGACGATTCCGGTCATCAACGGCTTGACCGATTCCGAGCATCCATGCCAGGTGATGGCGGACTATCAGACCGCGCTAGAGCATAAAGGCAAGCTCGAAGGCCTGAAGGTTGCTTACATCGGAGACGGCAACAATATGGCGCATTCGCTGCTCATGGGCGCAGCCAAGCTCGGCATGCATATGAGTGTAGCAACGCCGGAAGGTTATGAACCGGACGCCGGCATCGTAAGCCAGACCAAAGCGGTTGCGTCCGAGACCGGCTCAAAAATTCATGTGTGCCGCGACCCGCGCGAAGCGATCGAGGGAGCGGACATCGTGTACACGGATGTGTGGGCGAGCATGGGCCAGGAAGCAGAGCAGCAAGAGCGCATCAAGGCATTTGCCGCCTATCAGGTCAACGAGGAACTGGTTAAGCATGCCAAGTCCGACTATCTGTTCATGCACTGTCTGCCCGCGCATCGTGGCGAGGAAGTCAGCGAAGGCGTCATCGATGGCAAACATTCCATCGTGTTCGACGAGGCGGAGAATCGCCTGCATGCTCAGAAGGCCATTATGGCCGCACTGATGTAG
- a CDS encoding EamA-like transporter family protein codes for MPYLLLGANIFCLVAGQMLWKLGLDRLGGLTGGNWLQVLLSPLILAGIGLYGVATVLWLAVLSRLPLSAAYPLQSLAYVLGLVLAWQLFGEAIPLNRWIGCAVIVAGVMIVSWK; via the coding sequence ATGCCGTATCTGCTGCTTGGAGCGAATATTTTTTGCCTCGTTGCTGGTCAAATGCTGTGGAAGCTCGGACTTGATCGGCTGGGCGGACTGACGGGAGGTAACTGGCTGCAGGTGCTCCTGTCGCCATTAATTCTCGCCGGTATTGGCCTGTATGGGGTGGCGACTGTGCTTTGGCTGGCGGTGCTGTCCCGGCTGCCGCTCAGCGCGGCTTACCCGCTGCAGAGCTTGGCCTATGTATTGGGGCTTGTTCTGGCATGGCAGCTGTTTGGCGAAGCTATTCCGCTCAACCGCTGGATCGGCTGTGCTGTCATTGTAGCGGGAGTGATGATCGTCAGCTGGAAGTAA
- a CDS encoding Dolichyl-phosphate-mannose-protein mannosyltransferase: MSKNVKEQSRPYGKLILVLLLAVLLLGAFLRLDFLRSVEHQVPHDAQNYDIMVRQLLEQGVYAYKSTEPNAQVTPGYPLFLAAIYGIADYEERNPFPLIRYIQVGISMAMLVLIYALGKQLAGRWAGLSAVALAAIYPPFIWSAGGILTETLAAFLLTLYVYLQLLAFRSERKLLMLLAGAVLGLTVLTRAEFLPLILLSHVVLLLWTRSWRQTLRQLALCGAGLALVLSPWVIRNVVTLGEVVITSTQQNPFTAGTYPDKNYGDGLVDREGKTQMEVARERLSIGFTEHMGTYLRWYTIGKLEHTYGRMFYGSGHDPDYPVLPLPLEQRNLYHRLLVGAGAMSIILLLWRWRHPALLPAAIIVAMSGLRLLFVPEYRYNFTVMPLFIVIDCAVAALVWQLWRNRRRERTSLQESVKGGTSRWQRN, from the coding sequence ATGAGCAAAAATGTAAAGGAGCAGAGCCGCCCATATGGCAAGCTTATTTTGGTACTGCTTCTGGCGGTGCTGCTGCTAGGGGCGTTCCTGCGACTGGACTTCCTCCGAAGTGTGGAACACCAAGTCCCCCATGACGCGCAGAACTACGACATTATGGTCCGGCAATTGCTGGAGCAAGGCGTTTACGCCTATAAAAGCACGGAGCCAAACGCCCAAGTGACGCCGGGTTACCCATTGTTCCTGGCTGCAATTTATGGGATAGCGGATTATGAGGAGCGGAACCCATTCCCGCTCATCCGTTATATCCAGGTTGGCATCAGCATGGCGATGCTTGTCCTAATCTACGCGCTTGGCAAGCAACTTGCGGGCCGATGGGCCGGACTATCCGCAGTGGCACTGGCTGCGATCTATCCGCCCTTTATCTGGTCCGCAGGAGGTATTTTGACAGAAACGCTCGCAGCTTTTCTGCTAACGCTCTACGTTTATCTCCAGTTGCTGGCTTTTCGCTCCGAAAGGAAGCTGCTTATGCTGCTGGCGGGGGCGGTGCTCGGTTTGACCGTACTGACACGAGCGGAGTTCCTGCCGCTCATTCTGCTCTCTCATGTTGTACTGCTGCTCTGGACGCGCAGCTGGCGGCAGACGCTGAGACAGCTCGCGCTATGCGGCGCGGGGTTAGCGCTGGTGCTTTCGCCGTGGGTGATTCGTAACGTGGTGACGCTGGGCGAGGTTGTAATTACTTCGACGCAGCAGAACCCTTTTACCGCAGGGACCTATCCAGACAAAAACTACGGGGACGGTCTAGTCGACCGCGAAGGCAAGACGCAGATGGAGGTAGCCCGCGAGCGTCTGAGCATAGGCTTCACGGAGCATATGGGAACCTACTTGAGATGGTATACGATCGGCAAGCTGGAGCATACGTACGGACGGATGTTCTACGGCAGCGGACATGATCCTGACTATCCGGTGCTTCCTCTGCCTTTGGAGCAGCGGAATCTGTACCATCGATTGCTCGTAGGAGCGGGCGCGATGTCCATCATTCTACTGTTGTGGAGATGGAGGCATCCCGCGCTGCTGCCGGCGGCGATCATCGTCGCGATGTCGGGTTTAAGACTGCTATTCGTTCCGGAATATCGATATAACTTTACCGTCATGCCCCTGTTCATCGTTATCGACTGTGCCGTGGCAGCCTTGGTTTGGCAGCTGTGGCGAAATCGCCGCAGAGAGCGCACAAGCTTGCAGGAAAGCGTAAAAGGAGGTACAAGCAGATGGCAAAGAAACTAA
- a CDS encoding N-acetylglutamate kinase, producing MAKEQRFVMKCGGSTLAALPAAFFEDLRQLQESGVRPVIVHGGGPAISGTLEKLGIETEFVGGLRRTTEEVLDVVEMVLSGTINKEVVRRIQGAGARAIGLSGVDGMLIEAKPVANADEIGYVGEVTEVNAAVIEGVMGMGYIPVIAPVGIDGAGQRYNINADTAAGAVASQLGVERMIVVTDVPGILRIVDGERQVMPRITAVEIEAMIASGEIYGGMIPKVRAALACLHGNVREVAIVSGTEPNVLSRAVLEGGVGTIIEA from the coding sequence ATGGCGAAGGAACAACGTTTTGTGATGAAATGTGGAGGCAGCACGCTTGCGGCGCTGCCTGCCGCCTTTTTCGAGGACCTGCGTCAGCTGCAGGAGAGCGGTGTGCGTCCGGTCATCGTGCATGGCGGCGGCCCGGCCATCTCCGGTACGTTGGAGAAGCTGGGCATCGAGACGGAATTCGTCGGGGGCCTGCGGCGGACGACGGAGGAAGTGTTGGACGTTGTGGAGATGGTGCTGTCAGGCACGATCAACAAGGAGGTCGTTCGGCGCATTCAGGGAGCGGGCGCGCGGGCGATCGGTCTGTCTGGCGTGGACGGCATGCTCATTGAGGCAAAACCGGTGGCCAATGCCGATGAGATCGGTTATGTCGGCGAGGTAACGGAAGTTAATGCAGCGGTCATCGAGGGCGTGATGGGGATGGGTTACATCCCGGTTATCGCACCTGTCGGCATTGACGGAGCCGGCCAGCGCTACAACATCAACGCCGATACGGCAGCGGGTGCAGTAGCCTCGCAGCTTGGCGTGGAACGAATGATCGTTGTCACGGATGTGCCGGGTATTCTGCGCATCGTGGACGGCGAGCGGCAAGTGATGCCGCGCATCACTGCGGTGGAGATTGAGGCAATGATCGCTAGCGGCGAAATTTACGGCGGTATGATTCCTAAAGTGCGGGCGGCGCTGGCTTGCCTGCACGGCAATGTGCGTGAGGTGGCCATCGTCAGCGGCACGGAGCCGAATGTGCTCAGCCGCGCCGTCCTGGAAGGCGGCGTAGGCACGATTATTGAGGCTTAA
- a CDS encoding protein translocase subunit secA: protein MLGLVKKIFGDANEREVKRLMRNVEVINEMEPQFAALTDEQLSAKTQEFRDRLEKGEELDDLLPEAYATVREAGKRVLGMRHFDVQLIGGMALHEGKIAEMKTGEGKTLVGTLPVFLNALLGKGVHVITVNDYLAQRDSNIMRPLYEFLGMTVGCNLNSLSHEEKQEAYACDITYGTNNEFGFDYLRDNMVLYKEQMVQKPLYFAIIDEVDSILIDEARTPLIISGQAAKSTELYHAADKFVARLKHEEDYTVDIKLRSVTLTDEGVEKAERSFGIENLFDHANVTLNHHIQQALKARAIMKRDVDYVVQDEEVLIVDEFTGRIMSGRRYSDGLHQAIEAKEDLKVQNESMTLATITFQNYFRMYRKLAGMTGTAKTEEEEFKKIYGLDVLQVPTNRTMIRQDTPDVVYKTEASKFKAVVEEIVERHKKNQPVLVGTVSIENSEKLSEYLKKRGIQHKVLNAKYHAEEAEIISRAGQAGSVTIATNMAGRGTDILLGEGVNEVGGLHIIGTERHESRRIDNQLRGRAGRQGDPGSSSFYLSLEDELMRRFGAENIMGMMEKLGYEEDQPIESRLITRAIESAQKRVEGNNFDTRKVVLQYDDVMNQQREIIYKQRREVLFSENIRDIVMEMLQPVIQRIVEAHCPKEEVPEDWDLQAIVEYVQGNLLPDESITKDDLWGKEPEEIVEYLFSKVTALYDEREAAMGAETMREFEKVVVLRAVDSKWMDHIDAMDQLRQGIHLRAYGGTDPLREYQFEGFEMFREMIDTIQEEVARYIMKAQVEQNLERQEVAKGQTVESGGSSESREARPAKREERVGRNDPCPCGSGKKYKLCHGK from the coding sequence ATGCGAATGAACGGGAAGTCAAACGGCTCATGCGGAACGTCGAGGTTATAAATGAGATGGAGCCGCAATTCGCGGCCCTTACGGATGAGCAACTCTCGGCTAAAACGCAGGAATTCCGCGATCGTTTGGAAAAAGGCGAAGAGTTGGATGATCTTCTGCCTGAAGCTTACGCGACGGTACGCGAGGCCGGCAAACGTGTGCTTGGCATGCGCCACTTCGATGTGCAATTGATCGGCGGCATGGCATTGCATGAAGGCAAGATTGCAGAGATGAAAACCGGTGAAGGTAAAACCCTCGTCGGTACGCTGCCTGTATTCCTGAATGCTTTGCTTGGCAAGGGTGTTCATGTCATTACGGTCAATGATTACCTTGCGCAGCGCGATAGTAATATTATGCGTCCTCTGTACGAATTTCTCGGTATGACGGTTGGCTGCAACCTGAATTCCTTGTCCCATGAGGAGAAACAGGAAGCCTACGCTTGCGATATTACGTACGGCACTAACAATGAATTTGGCTTTGACTACTTGCGCGACAACATGGTGCTCTACAAGGAGCAAATGGTTCAGAAGCCGCTGTACTTCGCCATTATTGATGAAGTGGACTCCATTCTGATCGATGAAGCTCGTACACCGCTGATCATTTCCGGCCAAGCCGCGAAGTCGACGGAACTGTACCATGCAGCGGACAAGTTTGTTGCCCGTCTCAAGCATGAGGAAGACTACACAGTCGACATTAAGCTGCGCAGCGTAACGCTTACCGATGAGGGCGTAGAGAAGGCCGAGCGCTCTTTTGGTATTGAGAACCTTTTTGACCATGCAAATGTCACGCTTAATCATCATATTCAGCAAGCATTGAAGGCTCGTGCCATCATGAAACGGGACGTGGATTATGTCGTTCAGGACGAAGAGGTTCTGATTGTTGATGAGTTCACGGGACGTATCATGTCTGGACGCCGCTACAGCGACGGTCTTCATCAGGCGATTGAAGCCAAGGAAGATCTCAAGGTTCAGAACGAGAGCATGACGCTGGCGACGATTACGTTCCAGAACTACTTCCGGATGTACCGCAAGCTGGCTGGCATGACCGGTACGGCAAAGACGGAGGAAGAAGAGTTCAAAAAGATCTATGGCCTCGATGTGCTTCAAGTACCTACAAACCGGACGATGATTCGCCAGGATACTCCGGATGTCGTGTACAAGACTGAAGCAAGCAAGTTCAAGGCTGTTGTAGAAGAAATCGTCGAACGCCACAAGAAGAATCAGCCTGTACTCGTTGGTACGGTATCCATTGAGAACTCCGAGAAGCTGTCCGAGTACCTCAAGAAAAGGGGCATTCAGCACAAAGTACTGAACGCCAAGTACCATGCTGAGGAAGCCGAAATTATTTCCCGCGCTGGACAAGCTGGATCCGTAACGATCGCCACGAACATGGCTGGTCGCGGTACGGACATTTTGCTCGGCGAAGGTGTAAATGAAGTCGGCGGCTTGCATATTATCGGTACGGAGCGCCATGAGAGCCGTCGTATTGATAATCAGTTGCGCGGTCGCGCCGGACGTCAGGGAGATCCAGGCTCGTCCTCGTTCTACTTGTCGCTAGAGGATGAACTGATGCGTCGCTTTGGCGCTGAGAACATTATGGGCATGATGGAGAAGCTCGGTTACGAGGAAGACCAGCCGATTGAAAGCCGCCTCATCACGAGGGCGATCGAATCGGCTCAAAAACGCGTGGAAGGCAATAACTTTGACACGCGGAAGGTCGTTCTACAATATGATGACGTGATGAACCAGCAACGGGAAATCATTTATAAACAGCGTCGCGAGGTGTTGTTCAGTGAGAACATCCGTGACATCGTCATGGAGATGCTCCAGCCGGTCATCCAACGTATCGTAGAGGCGCATTGTCCTAAGGAAGAGGTTCCAGAAGATTGGGATCTGCAGGCTATCGTGGAATATGTCCAAGGCAATCTGCTTCCGGATGAATCCATTACGAAGGATGACCTGTGGGGCAAGGAGCCGGAAGAGATCGTTGAATATCTGTTCTCCAAGGTTACGGCGCTGTACGACGAGCGTGAGGCAGCTATGGGTGCAGAGACGATGCGCGAATTCGAAAAGGTTGTCGTGCTGCGCGCTGTTGACAGCAAGTGGATGGATCACATCGATGCAATGGACCAGCTTCGCCAAGGTATCCATCTTCGCGCCTACGGCGGTACGGATCCGCTTCGCGAGTATCAGTTCGAGGGCTTTGAGATGTTCCGCGAAATGATCGATACCATCCAGGAAGAAGTTGCTCGCTACATCATGAAAGCCCAGGTTGAACAGAATCTGGAGCGTCAAGAGGTAGCCAAGGGCCAGACGGTTGAGTCCGGCGGCAGCAGCGAATCACGCGAAGCCCGTCCGGCCAAGCGCGAGGAGCGCGTCGGCCGCAACGATCCTTGCCCATGCGGCAGCGGCAAGAAGTATAAGCTCTGCCACGGCAAGTAA
- a CDS encoding glutamate N-acetyltransferase, producing the protein MAQSQHSAVQRFTVVEDGSVTTPAGFRAGGLHCGLKKTDRHDLGAILCEVPAAAAAVYTTSKVQAAPLKVTRESLAAGGRLRALLVNSGNANACTGRQGEADAYEMRAAFADAAGVPLEQVAVASTGVIGELLKMDRVRTGIAALPQRLKDGREGSDDFCQAILTTDLVQKSVCVAAQVNGRTVHVAGAAKGSGMIHPNMATMLGFVTTDAPVGSEALHALLRQATDKTFNMITVDGDTSTNDMLVAMASGLAGGDELTPGHPDWEAFASALIYVCEVLAKAIARDGEGATKLIEVRVSGAESDASAAAIAKTIVGSSLVKSAVFGADANWGRIIAAAGRAGEPLDPDTVDIALGPILTLEHSRPVAFDEEAALEYLKGDTVEIIVDLKLGDGHAVAWGCDLTYDYVRINAAYRT; encoded by the coding sequence ATGGCACAATCACAGCATTCGGCAGTACAGCGATTCACCGTCGTGGAGGACGGCTCCGTGACGACTCCAGCGGGATTCCGGGCGGGCGGCTTGCATTGCGGATTGAAAAAAACAGACCGTCATGATTTGGGCGCCATCCTCTGCGAGGTGCCGGCGGCCGCTGCGGCGGTCTATACGACGAGCAAGGTCCAAGCGGCGCCGCTCAAGGTGACGCGCGAGAGCTTGGCCGCAGGCGGCCGCCTGCGTGCGTTGCTCGTCAACAGCGGCAACGCCAATGCTTGCACCGGCCGGCAAGGCGAGGCCGATGCATATGAGATGCGCGCCGCCTTTGCGGACGCGGCGGGCGTGCCGCTTGAGCAGGTCGCCGTCGCCTCCACCGGCGTCATCGGCGAGCTGCTCAAGATGGACCGCGTGCGTACCGGCATCGCGGCGCTGCCCCAGCGGCTGAAGGATGGCCGCGAGGGCTCGGATGATTTTTGCCAGGCGATCCTGACGACGGATCTCGTGCAGAAGTCCGTGTGCGTAGCCGCTCAGGTGAACGGCCGGACCGTGCATGTCGCAGGAGCCGCCAAAGGCTCCGGCATGATTCATCCCAATATGGCGACGATGCTCGGCTTTGTCACTACGGATGCGCCGGTCGGCAGTGAAGCGCTGCATGCGCTGCTGCGACAGGCGACCGACAAGACGTTCAACATGATTACGGTTGACGGCGATACGAGCACGAACGATATGCTCGTCGCGATGGCGAGCGGCCTCGCCGGCGGCGACGAGCTGACGCCTGGGCATCCCGACTGGGAAGCATTCGCTTCCGCGCTCATTTATGTGTGCGAGGTGCTCGCTAAGGCAATCGCCCGCGACGGCGAAGGCGCAACGAAGCTGATCGAGGTACGGGTAAGCGGCGCCGAAAGCGATGCTTCCGCTGCCGCGATCGCCAAGACGATCGTCGGCTCCTCGCTCGTGAAGTCGGCTGTATTCGGAGCCGATGCCAACTGGGGCCGCATTATTGCGGCTGCCGGCAGAGCCGGAGAGCCGCTGGACCCGGACACGGTGGACATTGCGCTTGGACCTATTTTGACGCTGGAGCACTCTCGGCCTGTTGCTTTCGATGAGGAGGCGGCGCTGGAGTATCTCAAAGGCGATACGGTGGAAATCATCGTTGATCTCAAGCTCGGCGATGGCCATGCAGTGGCATGGGGCTGCGATCTGACTTATGACTATGTACGCATCAATGCGGCTTACCGCACTTAA
- a CDS encoding N-acetyl-gamma-glutamyl-phosphate reductase: MESKVKVAIVGSTGYGGVELIRLLQAHPYAEVSSVISSSSAGEPIASGYPHLSEIRRDLLDDVDPAAIRAKADVVFLATPAGVASKMAPQLLEQGLKVIDLSGDFRLPQPGLYEQWYGKTAGDPAYLEQAVYGLSEIYGDQVKDASFISNPGCYPTATLLGLLPAIKAGWIDPDTIIIDAKSGVSGAGRGASLGTHYSELNESLKAYKLNKHQHTPEIERFVSDAAGREVITTFTPHLVPMSRGIMSTMYAKLTEERSDEEFVELYREFYRGRSFVRIRPVGVWPATKEVSGSNYCDIGFAVDKRTGRVTFVSVIDNLVKGAAGQAIQNLNLMMGWEESAGLQFIPMYP, translated from the coding sequence ATGGAAAGCAAGGTTAAAGTGGCGATTGTAGGATCAACGGGTTATGGCGGGGTAGAGCTCATCCGATTGCTCCAAGCTCATCCTTATGCGGAGGTCAGCTCCGTTATTTCCTCCTCCAGCGCAGGCGAGCCGATTGCTAGCGGCTATCCGCATCTGAGTGAAATCCGCAGGGATCTACTGGACGACGTCGACCCTGCGGCCATTAGGGCCAAGGCTGATGTCGTGTTCCTCGCAACACCGGCAGGCGTTGCCTCCAAGATGGCTCCGCAGCTGCTGGAGCAGGGATTGAAGGTCATCGATCTGTCGGGCGATTTTCGTTTGCCGCAGCCAGGACTGTATGAGCAGTGGTACGGCAAAACTGCCGGGGATCCAGCTTATCTGGAGCAAGCGGTGTATGGCTTGTCCGAAATTTATGGTGACCAGGTGAAGGATGCATCGTTCATTTCCAATCCGGGCTGTTACCCGACAGCGACGCTGCTAGGTCTCTTGCCGGCGATCAAGGCGGGCTGGATCGACCCGGACACAATTATCATCGACGCGAAGAGCGGTGTATCTGGAGCGGGCCGAGGCGCCAGCCTGGGTACGCATTACTCGGAGCTTAATGAAAGTTTAAAAGCCTACAAACTCAATAAACATCAGCATACTCCCGAGATTGAGCGTTTTGTCTCTGACGCGGCGGGTCGCGAAGTCATTACTACGTTCACGCCTCATCTCGTGCCTATGTCGCGGGGCATCATGTCCACCATGTACGCCAAGCTGACCGAGGAGCGCAGTGATGAGGAGTTCGTGGAGCTGTATCGGGAGTTCTATCGCGGACGCTCATTCGTGCGTATCCGTCCTGTAGGCGTTTGGCCCGCAACCAAAGAGGTTAGCGGCTCCAATTACTGCGACATCGGCTTCGCTGTCGACAAGCGCACCGGGCGCGTTACGTTCGTGTCGGTCATTGACAATCTCGTCAAGGGAGCAGCCGGTCAGGCGATTCAGAATCTTAATCTGATGATGGGCTGGGAAGAGAGCGCAGGTTTGCAATTCATACCCATGTATCCATAA
- a CDS encoding acetylornithine aminotransferase, which yields MSGEALFPTYARYPLALVKGEGSWLWDDAGNKYLDFMCGLAVTNLGHAPKVIKEALIQQLDQVWHVSNLFRIPVQEEAAQLLVQHTCADAVFFCNSGAEANEGAIKLARRYFQKVKGEHRYEIITFEQSFHGRTLATLTATGQDKVKEGFLPLPEGFVTVPMHDLDAVKDAMNERTAAVMLEVVQAEGGVLPVKPEFLHDLSKLCRDRGILLIVDEVQTGMGRTGKLFGHEHYGVQPDIFTAAKGLGSGFPVGAVLAKEFLREAFTPGSHATTFGGTPLASAVVKATVQEIAGKRLSDRAAGAASYLTGQLREKLAGNPWVKQIRGLGLLIGIECAGPVAEVIATMRERGLLVVPAGPNVVRLLPNLLVSHEEIDQAVGIIAAVLKEKTVTAPK from the coding sequence ATGAGCGGAGAGGCATTATTCCCAACCTACGCCAGGTACCCACTGGCACTCGTCAAGGGTGAAGGCAGCTGGCTGTGGGACGACGCAGGTAACAAGTATCTGGACTTCATGTGCGGACTGGCCGTTACGAACCTGGGCCACGCGCCCAAGGTGATCAAGGAAGCACTGATCCAGCAGCTGGATCAGGTATGGCATGTATCCAATCTGTTCCGTATTCCGGTACAGGAAGAGGCGGCCCAACTGCTCGTTCAGCATACTTGCGCCGATGCGGTCTTCTTCTGCAACTCCGGTGCGGAAGCCAACGAAGGTGCGATTAAACTTGCTCGTCGTTATTTTCAGAAGGTGAAGGGCGAGCATCGCTACGAGATTATCACGTTTGAACAATCATTCCACGGACGGACGCTGGCGACGCTGACGGCAACCGGCCAAGATAAGGTCAAGGAAGGCTTCTTGCCGCTGCCGGAAGGTTTTGTGACGGTGCCGATGCATGATCTGGACGCTGTCAAAGACGCGATGAATGAACGCACGGCGGCGGTTATGCTGGAGGTAGTGCAAGCTGAAGGCGGCGTGCTGCCGGTGAAGCCGGAGTTCCTGCATGACCTGTCGAAGCTATGCCGCGATAGGGGTATTCTGCTTATCGTCGACGAGGTACAGACGGGAATGGGACGCACTGGCAAGCTTTTCGGACATGAGCATTACGGTGTGCAGCCGGATATTTTCACAGCGGCAAAAGGGCTCGGCAGCGGCTTCCCGGTTGGCGCGGTGCTGGCCAAGGAGTTCCTGCGCGAGGCATTCACGCCGGGCTCCCATGCCACGACGTTTGGCGGTACACCGCTTGCTTCGGCAGTCGTCAAGGCGACGGTGCAAGAGATTGCTGGCAAAAGGCTGTCCGACCGCGCGGCGGGCGCAGCCAGCTATCTGACGGGCCAGCTTCGCGAGAAGCTCGCGGGCAACCCATGGGTGAAGCAAATTCGCGGGCTCGGCCTGCTGATTGGCATCGAATGCGCGGGTCCAGTCGCCGAAGTCATCGCTACGATGCGGGAGCGTGGGCTGCTCGTCGTACCCGCTGGACCGAACGTTGTGCGGCTGCTGCCGAATCTGCTCGTTTCCCATGAAGAAATCGATCAAGCAGTAGGCATTATTGCAGCGGTCCTCAAAGAGAAAACAGTAACGGCTCCCAAGTAA